From Nerophis lumbriciformis linkage group LG39, RoL_Nlum_v2.1, whole genome shotgun sequence, one genomic window encodes:
- the st6galnac6 gene encoding alpha-N-acetylgalactosaminide alpha-2,6-sialyltransferase 6 — protein sequence MALKDAPRSHRLAILAAVFILMTLFILYNSNTSNETYAPFTVVSNHTPKTTDLKKWATKDCYVPVQGNKSMTLRCHQCALVTSSSHVLGSNAGKEIDATNCVIRMNDAPTTGYFADVGKRTTLRVVAHSSVYRVVRQPKEFLSGADSKPIIIFWGPPSKMTKNSKAAVYRSIQTIHATYANVSCFTVAPSKMSRFDSLFQRETGRDRQKSHSWLSTGWFTMVIAIEICDNIKVYGMVPPNHCKNRMGSKKLPYHYYKPRGSDECETYVENENNKVGSHHRFITEKQVFSRWAHQYNITFAYPAW from the exons ATGGcgcttaag GACGCACCGCGGAGCCATCGGTTAGCCATCTTGGCCGCTGTCTTCATCTTGATGACGCTCTTCATCCTCTACAACTCCAACACCAGCAACGAAACATACGCGCCCTTCACCGTGGTCAGCAACCACACCCCCAAGACCACAGACCTAAAGAAGTGGGCCACCAAAGATTGTTACGTGCCCGTTCAGGGGAATAAG AGCATGACTTTGCGATGTCACCAATGCGCCTTGGTCACCAGCTCCAGCCACGTCCTGGGCAGCAATGCCGGGAAGGAGATCGACGCCACGAATTGCGTCATCCGCATGAACGACGCCCCTACGACGGGTTACTTTGCTGACGTGGGCAAACGGACAACCCTGAGGGTGGTCGCCCACTCTAGCGTGTACAGGGTGGTCCGGCAGCCTAAAGAGTTCCTGAGCGGCGCGGACAGCAAACCCATCATCATCTTTTGGGGACCCCCAAGCAAAATGACTAAGAACTCCAAAGCAGCCGTGTACAGATCCATCCAGACAATCCACGCCACTTATGCCAATGTTTCTTGTTTCACCGTGGCGCCCAGCAAAATGAGCAGATTTGACAGTCTGTTCCAACGAGAGACCGGACGAGACAG ACAAAAATCACACTCATGGTTGAGCACTGGCTGGTTCACCATGGTCATCGCCATTGAAATATGCGACAATATCAAAGTGTACGGGATGGTTCCGCCCAATCACTGCAA gaATAGGATGGGATCCAAAAAGCTGCCGTATCACTACTACAAACCGAGGGGCTCGGACGAATGCGAGACTTACGTGGAGAACGAGAACAACAAAGTAGGGAGCCACCATCGCTTCATCACTGAGAAGCAGGTGTTTTCGCGCTGGGCGCATCAGTACAATATCACCTTCGCCTATCCCGCTTGGTGA